The genomic stretch TGGGCGATGGAGAGGATGTTGTTCGTGAAGATGTAGAGCGAAAGGCCGGCCGGGTACTGGAGCAGCGTCAGCGTGAAGATGATGGGCAGGAACCAGGTCATGATCTTCGCCTGGGCCGCATCCATCATCTGCGGCTGCATCTTCTGGGTGATGACCATGGACACGCCCAGCGCCAGCGGCAACAGGTACGTGGGGTCCTTGTAGGTCAGGTCACGCCAGATGGGACCGACGAAGGGCTCGCCGTAGATGTCGAAGCTGTTGCGCAGCGCGGTGAACAGGGCAATCCACACCGGCATCTGGATGAGGAGGGGGAGACACCCGCCCAGCGGGTTCACCTTGGCCTCCTGGTACAGCTTCATGATTTCGAGGTTCTGCTGCTCGCGGTTGTCCGCGTGCTTCTTGCGGATCTCCTCCATGCGCGGCTGGAGCTTCTTCACCTCTTCCATGCTGACCATGGAGCGGTAGGTGAGGGGCAGCAGGAAGAGCTTCACCACCACCGTGAGCAGGATGATGGCCACGCCCCAGTTGCCGGTGAGGCCGTAGAAGAACTTCATGACGGTCAGCAGGACCTTGCAGATGACGGCCCAGATGCCGAAGTCCACCGTCTCCGCCAGCGGCGGGTGGAAGGCGGCCTCGCCCAGGCCGGTGGACGCGCGCAGCGAGGCGCCGGGCACCAGGGACAGGATGTCCGGGTCCTTGGGGCCGAAGTAGCCGCCGAAGCGCAGCGTCACCGTCTCGCCCGGGGCCGCCGTAATCGGGAAGGACGCCGTCACCTTGCGCAGGGTGGGCGTGGCCTCGAAGGAGCACGAGCCGGCGCGCGGCCCTTCCAGCGGGTAGAGCGCGGACAGGAAGTACTGCTGGTCGATGCCGAAGAACTGCACCGGGCCGCGGGCGTCCTCGGCGTCCGGAGCGTCATCACCCGGGCTCATCTTCTGGAGCTTGTCACCCACCCAACAGGCGGAACGGCTCAGGTTGCCCACGCCGCCGAAGAAGGACGGTGCGTGCTCGAAGTTGGGGTCGATGGCGCGGTTGTGGTGCACCTGCAGTTCGCCGCTCTGCGGCTGGCCGGAGGTGTTGCGCACCTGGAGGGTGTAGCTCAGCTCGAACCCGTCCTGGGGCCACTTGAGCGTCTTCACGACCTCCCACGGACCGCGGCGGCCAGTGAAGGTGACGCCGTCCGCGTTGCCGGGGGCGCCTTCATCCAGGGCGTAGTTCAGGTCCG from Myxococcus xanthus encodes the following:
- the yidC gene encoding membrane protein insertase YidC, which gives rise to MNDPLSPQSNDSQKRLLAALALSFAATAVYTFFFAPTPPPPDSGIPDAGVVATAPADAGTPPAVQPPEGGTGTGATAEAPPPPARKVELQRDEATYAFSSEGAGLTAAVLKGAKMREQQELSVAQGFQKLFGKEIPPAPQMDLARPTPGQPLPLAVSITGASPLPADLNYALDEGAPGNADGVTFTGRRGPWEVVKTLKWPQDGFELSYTLQVRNTSGQPQSGELQVHHNRAIDPNFEHAPSFFGGVGNLSRSACWVGDKLQKMSPGDDAPDAEDARGPVQFFGIDQQYFLSALYPLEGPRAGSCSFEATPTLRKVTASFPITAAPGETVTLRFGGYFGPKDPDILSLVPGASLRASTGLGEAAFHPPLAETVDFGIWAVICKVLLTVMKFFYGLTGNWGVAIILLTVVVKLFLLPLTYRSMVSMEEVKKLQPRMEEIRKKHADNREQQNLEIMKLYQEAKVNPLGGCLPLLIQMPVWIALFTALRNSFDIYGEPFVGPIWRDLTYKDPTYLLPLALGVSMVITQKMQPQMMDAAQAKIMTWFLPIIFTLTLLQYPAGLSLYIFTNNILSIAQQYGLRKWLDRNKPQTGGGTPAVAGAGGRRK